From the genome of Suricata suricatta isolate VVHF042 chromosome 3, meerkat_22Aug2017_6uvM2_HiC, whole genome shotgun sequence, one region includes:
- the LOC115287612 gene encoding serine protease 58-like isoform X1 — protein sequence MEITDMNCLFLVFSILAVNVVTTIIVIPTQVKLAQQFNQMSIKTAPTFLVFLNSEYKPCLGTLIHKQWVLTAAHCFLPFLEINVAASKENFQNKKGNLKPMLTVQHPDFTRDSAEHDLMLIKLNHPLDLKDQVKLVVLPNTTNDRTGEKCTVLGWGWEWKNSNTEPDIQINQTVFWFSNDGCQESPVRQIPIKITENMFCAGSSLENIHSCKELDAVPVLCQNQLHGILSWSAGCILKGDIGYYTKVSRYTDWIHKVIHSN from the exons ATGGAGATCACAGATATGAATTGCCTCTTTCTTGTCTTCAGCATTTTGGCAGTGAATG TGGTAACAACAATAATTGTGATACCAACACAAGTAAAATTAGCCCAGCAGTTCAACCAGATGAGCATTAAAACTGCACCaacctttttggttttcttaaacTCAGAATATAAGCCTTGTTTGGGGACCTTGATCCACAAACAGTGGGTTCTTACTGCAGCCCACTGCTTCTTACC ATTTCTTGAGATAAATGTTGCTGCTTCAAAAGAGAATTTCCAAAACAAGAAGGGAAACTTAAAACCCATGCTTACTGTCCAACACCCAGATTTTACTCGGGATTCTGCTGAACATGACCTCATGCTCATCAAGCTGAATCATCCCCTAGATCTCAAGGATCAGGTCAAACTGGTGGTTCTACCCAATACCACAAATGACAGAACAGGGGAAAAGTGCACTGTCCTTGGCTGGGGCTGGGAATGGAAGAATTCCA acacagaacctgatatCCAGATAAACCagactgttttttggttttctaatgATGGCTGCCAAGAGTCCCCTGTTAGACAAATTCCTATTAAAATCACAGAAAACATGTTCTGTGCGGGATCATCTCTGGAGAACATACACTCATGTAAG GAATTAGATGCTGTCCCAGTGCTGTGCCAGAATCAGCTCCATGGAATCCTATCTTGGTCAGCAGGGTGTATTTTGAAAGGTGATATTGGCTACTACACCAAGGTTTCCCGCTACACAGACTGGATCCACAAAGTCATCCACAGCAACTGa
- the LOC115287612 gene encoding serine protease 58-like isoform X2, whose amino-acid sequence MSIKTAPTFLVFLNSEYKPCLGTLIHKQWVLTAAHCFLPFLEINVAASKENFQNKKGNLKPMLTVQHPDFTRDSAEHDLMLIKLNHPLDLKDQVKLVVLPNTTNDRTGEKCTVLGWGWEWKNSNTEPDIQINQTVFWFSNDGCQESPVRQIPIKITENMFCAGSSLENIHSCKELDAVPVLCQNQLHGILSWSAGCILKGDIGYYTKVSRYTDWIHKVIHSN is encoded by the exons ATGAGCATTAAAACTGCACCaacctttttggttttcttaaacTCAGAATATAAGCCTTGTTTGGGGACCTTGATCCACAAACAGTGGGTTCTTACTGCAGCCCACTGCTTCTTACC ATTTCTTGAGATAAATGTTGCTGCTTCAAAAGAGAATTTCCAAAACAAGAAGGGAAACTTAAAACCCATGCTTACTGTCCAACACCCAGATTTTACTCGGGATTCTGCTGAACATGACCTCATGCTCATCAAGCTGAATCATCCCCTAGATCTCAAGGATCAGGTCAAACTGGTGGTTCTACCCAATACCACAAATGACAGAACAGGGGAAAAGTGCACTGTCCTTGGCTGGGGCTGGGAATGGAAGAATTCCA acacagaacctgatatCCAGATAAACCagactgttttttggttttctaatgATGGCTGCCAAGAGTCCCCTGTTAGACAAATTCCTATTAAAATCACAGAAAACATGTTCTGTGCGGGATCATCTCTGGAGAACATACACTCATGTAAG GAATTAGATGCTGTCCCAGTGCTGTGCCAGAATCAGCTCCATGGAATCCTATCTTGGTCAGCAGGGTGTATTTTGAAAGGTGATATTGGCTACTACACCAAGGTTTCCCGCTACACAGACTGGATCCACAAAGTCATCCACAGCAACTGa